A region of the Sphingobium sp. HWE2-09 genome:
TTTTTTCAACACAAGGCAGACAGACACATGGCCTCCACTCTTCCCCCCGCCACCATTGCCGCCTTTGCGGCGATCGTCGGCAAGGATCATGTCTTCTTCGAAGAAGCCGACCAGGCCAGCTATCAGGACAAGTTCGCGATAGACGATGCGCGCCATCATCCTGCAGGCGCCGTCGCGCCGGCCACGGTCGAGGAAATCCAGGCGATCGTCCGCATCGCCGCCGAACGAAGCGTGGCGCTATGGCCGATCAGCCGGGGCAAGAATCTGGGGTATGGCGGCTCCGCGCCGTTGCTGTCGGGATCGGTCGTCTTGGACCTCAGCCGCATGAAGAAGATCGACTATGATGAGGTGAACGGCACGGTGCTGCTGGAGCCGGGGGTGGGCTTTTACGACCTGTATGATTTCCTGAAGTCGAAGGGCATGAAGCACTGGCTGTCGGTGCCAGGCAACAGTTGGGGGTCGGTGGTCGGTAACGCCCTGGACCGCGGCGTGGGCTATACCCCCTATGGCGAACATGCGACGCGCATCTGCGGCGTGGAAGCCGTGATGGCCGATGGGTTGGTCGTGCGCACCGGCATGGGCGCGCTGGATGGCGCGCCGACATGGCAGCTCTATCGGTTCGGCTTTGGTCCCGGCTGGGATCAGATGTTCGTCCAGTCTAATTTCGGCATCGTTACCAAGATGGGCCTGTGGCTGATGCCGGCGCCTGAATCGCTGATGGGCATGGACCTAGAGTTCGACCGGCCGGAGGATTTGGGGCCGCTGATCGACGCGATCGGACCGCTGCGGCGTGAAGGGTTGTTGCAGCAATCGCCGACCATCGGCAACTGGCTGCGCGCCGCCGCCGTCGTCACGACCCGCGACCAGTGGACCGACAAGCCCGGTGCGTTGCCCGACGATGTGATCGCGGCGATCCGCAAGAAATTCAACGTCGGCTGGTGGGGCGTCAGCCTGCGCCTCTATGGCCGGGACTCGGTCAACAAGGCCGCCTATGCGATATTGGAACAGGAGATGGGCAAGCTCAAACCCCTGTCGCTGCGGCCCACCGTCTGGAAGACGGGCGAACCGCTGGAGGCGACCGGCTGGACCGGCACGCCGCTCACCATGCCGATGCAGAACGCCAACTGGCACGGTGGACGGGGTGGTCATATCGGCTTTTCCCCGATCCTGCCGCAATCGGGCGCAGCGGCCCAAGCTCAGTTCCAGCGCACCTATGCCCGCTACAAGGAATATGGAATGGATTATCAGGCCAGCTTCGCCTTTGGCGAACGCCATCTGATCAACGTCAACGCCGTGCTGATCAACAAGGATGATCCCGATCTCATGGACCGGGTCGACCCCTTCCTCAAACATCTGATCGCGGATGCCAAGAGCCAGGGTTATGGCGAATATCGCACCCATCTCGACTATATGGACGCGGTCGCAGGCACCTATGACTATAACAAAGGGGCGCTCGCAACCTTGAACCGCAAGGTGAAGGATGCGCTTGATCCCAAGGGCGTGATCGCGCCCGGCAAGAGCGGTATCTGGCCCAGCGCCCGGATGGGAGGGAAAGGCTGATGCGTCGTCCGACGATCGCGCTCGCCGCCGCTATGCTGGTCCTGGCGGGTGCCGCCTGCGGCCGGGCGAGCGAATCGCCGACGCAAGCACCGAAGGGACCGCCACCCTTACCCGCGCCGGAAACGCTGTCGTCTCGTCCGGCTGCCGGACCGGGCGAGAAATTGTATCTTGCAAAATGCGCGATGTGCCATGGTCCTGGGGGGATGGGAACAGGGCTGCTGGCGCGGCGGACCGAGCAGCCATTGCTGGAGAAGCGCACCGACCTGACCGTCGACTATGTCGTGCAGGCCGCGCGCATGGGCATAGGCAATATGCCCGCCATACCGCGCGGCGAAGTCAGCGATGCCGAACTGCAATTGATTGCGGAGCATCTGGCTAAAGGAGCCAAGCCATGATCGGC
Encoded here:
- a CDS encoding c-type cytochrome, which encodes MRRPTIALAAAMLVLAGAACGRASESPTQAPKGPPPLPAPETLSSRPAAGPGEKLYLAKCAMCHGPGGMGTGLLARRTEQPLLEKRTDLTVDYVVQAARMGIGNMPAIPRGEVSDAELQLIAEHLAKGAKP
- a CDS encoding FAD-binding oxidoreductase, producing MASTLPPATIAAFAAIVGKDHVFFEEADQASYQDKFAIDDARHHPAGAVAPATVEEIQAIVRIAAERSVALWPISRGKNLGYGGSAPLLSGSVVLDLSRMKKIDYDEVNGTVLLEPGVGFYDLYDFLKSKGMKHWLSVPGNSWGSVVGNALDRGVGYTPYGEHATRICGVEAVMADGLVVRTGMGALDGAPTWQLYRFGFGPGWDQMFVQSNFGIVTKMGLWLMPAPESLMGMDLEFDRPEDLGPLIDAIGPLRREGLLQQSPTIGNWLRAAAVVTTRDQWTDKPGALPDDVIAAIRKKFNVGWWGVSLRLYGRDSVNKAAYAILEQEMGKLKPLSLRPTVWKTGEPLEATGWTGTPLTMPMQNANWHGGRGGHIGFSPILPQSGAAAQAQFQRTYARYKEYGMDYQASFAFGERHLINVNAVLINKDDPDLMDRVDPFLKHLIADAKSQGYGEYRTHLDYMDAVAGTYDYNKGALATLNRKVKDALDPKGVIAPGKSGIWPSARMGGKG